The segment GGCGGCCCCTCGCTTCGATGCCTTCGTGACTTCAATCCCGTTCACGAACTGAATTCCATCCAGCACCTTGGCCACCAAATGCGACGCATCGAGTCGCCGCCAGCGGTGGCCCGCACGCTGGACTAATTGGAACACCAAGTACAGCCCCGCCCGCGCTGTCTGCATGCGGCGGGTGGCTCGAGTTCGCAACCGCACCTGGGCGAAGATCGACTCAATCGGATTGGACGTGCGCAAACTCTTCCAGTGGTCCCGCGGGAAGTCGTAGTAGGCGAGCAGCTCATGCTGA is part of the bacterium genome and harbors:
- a CDS encoding transposase, giving the protein QHELLAYYDFPRDHWKSLRTSNPIESIFAQVRLRTRATRRMQTARAGLYLVFQLVQRAGHRWRRLDASHLVAKVLDGIQFVNGIEVTKASKRGAAA